The following coding sequences are from one Betaproteobacteria bacterium window:
- a CDS encoding EAL domain-containing protein, which yields MPRRPGSKTTKATPDAVQAPLSLPAAPGEKSAGHHHHYVVGIGASAGGLEALTALVSNLRKGAGMSYVVVQHLSPSYKSMLPQLLARETELPVIEAVDGQAPVPDTIYITPPNRNVVLRDGILQLIQSPREISPKPSVNLFLSSLAEERKEDAIGIILSGTGSDGSSGIRAIKASGGFSFAQDPKTARYDGMPQSAIDTGCVDWIQSPEEIAAELARLAEARPVLPTTDIQELPLTALKRLLAKVRTRTKLDFSGYKESTLWRRVERRLFANRKSSLDSYLEFVDEHPDELERLARDILISVTSFFRDREPFQALEEVQRRLLRRKEPGDEVRVWVPGCATGEEAYSIAIQLHKLLGGSFDQYRVQIFATDVDMEAMQVARRGVYSASLLSELGPDVMQRYFRPIADRYEISKTIRDMVIFARQDLVLDPPFLRLDLISCRNVLIYLQPQLQARILSLFHYALLPDGHLFLGKSESVAQQDLLFVPEAKESRIFRRRAEGVRSLPAAAGNSATAFPSVESVAAPAGPRPASREQAIVKAASQFYVPPSVVVNADMQIQHVLGDASSYLQIPAGRPSLDLSSLLVRELKVEAQSLLRAAEQKKTSVEGRRRLPLRGKSGPMIRLNVHPLSVEGGERLYLVAFVPSEDPPEVAKSGDPHDLGQKELEDELVATREHMQTLVEELETSNEEMQALNEEVQAANEELQATNEELEAANEELQSTNEELLTINEELQVKSSDLIKTNSDLESIQNNVGMPIIVLDAEMRITRFNAAAEVQFKMHRGILGTEIGNLLLPKDMPAFGPLVLEAVDRRQPKEVHVSGDGHEYLLRITLIFGPDDRVAGAIVILLEQTEVLRATRLLNESESRLRAVMEHTRFLIAIKDVSGKYLYANAGFRSYFFAEGEKDCAGRSDTQLLSRPLAKRFRDEELIALRRSELVEVEELVDTQRGSRWLHQVRFPLNDSAGEVYALCIQITDVTEKRRADEQLRLAARVISGAAEAVMITDAQQRIVTVNEAFTKITGYGPAEVVGQTPRILRSERNDADFYRAMWEQLNRTGLWQGEMENRNKAGQLFTEWLTINAIRDEQGNLCNYVAIFSDITSLREARRNLEFQAMHDLVTRLPNRALFNDRVRRAVVRAQRHQHRFALIFIDLDNFKDINDSLGHEYGDDVLRSVAERLTHAVREQDTVARLGGDEFVVLVDELGDGEIEPLVERCRQALDTPLSTTGFSQRVSASMGIAFYPADGEDVGALLQSADAAMYRAKESGRNTYCYSSAEIRRAPAERLGLINGLRQALSDGNELRLVFQPQYSLPDRSLIGLEALLRWNSPVLGEVPPSRFIPLAEESGLILPLTEWVFQAAMRQIKAWRAVRRLPPPVALNVSPLHIHGPGIGEALMRLLHYYDLSPKAITVEVTESAMGHSPDAVAATLLQLKGMGIASSLDDFGTGYSSLSRLSRLPLTTLKIDRSFIHGLDDPDNVNDLEIARTVILMAHSLDMTAMAEGVETERQLAALTELGCDSVQGYLLGRPQEADALTGFLPQGE from the coding sequence ATGCCCAGACGCCCTGGCAGCAAGACGACAAAAGCCACCCCGGATGCCGTTCAGGCTCCGCTCTCCTTACCTGCAGCGCCCGGCGAGAAGAGCGCCGGCCACCACCACCACTACGTCGTCGGCATCGGCGCCTCGGCGGGGGGGCTGGAAGCCCTGACCGCCCTGGTGTCCAACCTCAGGAAGGGCGCCGGGATGTCCTACGTGGTGGTGCAGCATCTGTCGCCCTCCTACAAGAGCATGCTGCCGCAGTTGCTCGCCCGGGAAACCGAACTGCCGGTCATCGAGGCGGTGGACGGTCAGGCGCCGGTGCCGGACACCATCTACATCACCCCCCCCAACCGCAACGTCGTGCTGCGGGACGGCATCCTGCAACTCATCCAGTCGCCCCGGGAAATCAGCCCCAAACCCTCGGTCAATCTCTTCCTTTCTTCCCTGGCCGAGGAACGCAAGGAAGACGCCATCGGCATCATTCTTTCGGGCACAGGGTCCGATGGCTCCAGCGGCATCCGGGCCATCAAGGCGTCGGGGGGCTTCAGTTTTGCCCAGGATCCCAAGACCGCCCGCTACGACGGCATGCCCCAGTCGGCCATCGACACCGGCTGTGTCGACTGGATCCAGAGCCCCGAGGAAATTGCCGCCGAGCTTGCCCGGCTGGCCGAGGCCCGGCCGGTGCTGCCCACCACCGACATCCAGGAACTCCCTCTCACGGCCCTCAAGCGGCTGTTGGCCAAGGTCCGCACGCGCACCAAGCTCGATTTCTCCGGTTACAAGGAATCCACCCTGTGGCGCCGCGTCGAGCGCCGCCTGTTTGCCAATCGCAAGAGCAGCCTGGACAGCTACCTGGAATTCGTCGACGAGCACCCGGATGAGCTGGAGCGGCTGGCGCGGGACATTCTCATCTCCGTCACCTCCTTCTTCCGCGACCGGGAACCTTTCCAGGCCCTCGAAGAAGTGCAGCGCAGGCTCCTGCGCCGCAAGGAGCCGGGGGACGAAGTGCGGGTCTGGGTTCCCGGCTGCGCCACCGGGGAGGAGGCCTACAGTATCGCCATCCAGTTGCACAAGCTCCTGGGCGGCAGTTTCGACCAGTACCGGGTGCAGATTTTCGCCACCGATGTCGACATGGAGGCCATGCAGGTCGCCCGGCGCGGTGTCTACAGCGCCTCGTTGCTCAGCGAACTCGGTCCTGACGTGATGCAGCGCTACTTCCGCCCCATCGCCGACCGCTACGAGATTTCCAAGACCATCCGCGACATGGTCATCTTCGCCCGCCAGGATCTGGTGCTCGACCCGCCCTTTCTGCGCCTGGACCTCATCAGTTGCCGCAATGTGCTGATCTACCTTCAGCCCCAGCTCCAGGCCCGCATCCTCTCGCTTTTCCATTACGCGCTGCTGCCCGACGGCCATCTTTTTCTGGGCAAATCGGAAAGCGTCGCCCAGCAGGATTTGCTCTTCGTCCCGGAAGCCAAGGAATCGCGCATCTTCCGGCGGCGGGCCGAGGGCGTCCGCAGCCTTCCCGCCGCAGCGGGCAACAGCGCGACGGCCTTTCCCTCCGTCGAGTCCGTCGCCGCTCCTGCCGGTCCCCGGCCTGCTTCCCGGGAGCAGGCCATCGTCAAGGCGGCCAGCCAGTTCTATGTTCCCCCCAGCGTGGTGGTCAATGCCGACATGCAGATCCAGCATGTGCTGGGGGACGCTTCCAGCTATCTCCAGATTCCGGCCGGCCGTCCTTCCCTCGATCTCTCCAGCCTTCTGGTACGAGAGTTGAAGGTCGAAGCCCAGTCTCTGCTGCGGGCGGCGGAGCAGAAGAAGACCAGCGTCGAGGGGCGTCGTCGCCTGCCCTTGCGGGGCAAGAGCGGGCCCATGATCCGCCTCAACGTCCATCCGCTTTCGGTCGAGGGCGGGGAGCGCCTCTACCTGGTGGCCTTCGTCCCCTCCGAAGATCCGCCTGAAGTGGCGAAATCCGGCGACCCGCACGACTTGGGTCAGAAGGAGCTGGAAGACGAACTGGTCGCCACCCGGGAGCACATGCAGACCCTGGTCGAGGAACTGGAGACCTCCAACGAGGAGATGCAGGCCCTCAATGAGGAAGTGCAGGCTGCCAACGAGGAATTGCAGGCCACCAACGAAGAGCTGGAAGCCGCCAACGAAGAGCTCCAGTCCACCAATGAGGAACTGCTCACCATCAACGAGGAGTTGCAGGTCAAGTCCAGCGACCTCATCAAGACCAATTCCGATCTGGAGTCCATCCAGAACAACGTGGGCATGCCCATCATCGTCCTGGATGCGGAAATGCGCATCACCCGCTTCAACGCCGCCGCCGAAGTCCAGTTCAAGATGCACCGCGGCATTCTCGGGACGGAAATCGGCAATCTCCTGCTCCCCAAGGACATGCCCGCCTTCGGGCCCCTGGTGCTGGAGGCGGTCGACCGCCGCCAGCCCAAGGAAGTCCACGTCTCCGGCGATGGCCACGAGTACCTGCTGCGCATCACCCTGATCTTCGGCCCCGACGACCGTGTGGCCGGGGCCATCGTCATCCTCCTGGAACAGACCGAGGTCCTGCGGGCCACCCGGCTGCTCAATGAAAGCGAAAGCCGCCTGCGGGCGGTCATGGAGCACACGCGCTTCCTCATTGCCATCAAGGATGTGTCGGGCAAGTATCTCTACGCCAATGCCGGGTTCCGCAGTTACTTCTTCGCCGAAGGCGAAAAGGACTGCGCCGGGCGCAGCGATACTCAGCTACTCTCGCGACCCCTGGCCAAGCGCTTCCGGGACGAGGAACTCATCGCCCTGCGGCGCAGCGAACTGGTCGAGGTCGAAGAACTGGTGGACACCCAGCGTGGATCCCGCTGGCTGCACCAGGTGCGCTTTCCCCTCAACGACAGTGCCGGCGAGGTTTACGCCCTGTGCATCCAGATCACGGACGTGACGGAGAAGCGCCGCGCCGACGAACAGTTGCGGCTTGCTGCCCGGGTTATCAGCGGGGCCGCCGAGGCGGTCATGATCACCGATGCCCAGCAGCGCATCGTGACCGTGAACGAAGCCTTCACCAAGATCACCGGCTACGGCCCGGCGGAAGTCGTCGGCCAGACGCCCCGTATCCTGCGCAGCGAGCGCAACGACGCCGATTTCTACCGCGCCATGTGGGAACAGCTCAATCGCACGGGGCTGTGGCAGGGCGAGATGGAGAACCGCAACAAGGCGGGGCAACTCTTCACCGAATGGCTGACCATCAATGCCATCCGCGACGAGCAGGGCAATCTGTGCAACTACGTCGCCATCTTCTCCGACATCACCAGTCTGCGCGAAGCCCGGCGCAATCTGGAATTCCAGGCCATGCACGACCTCGTGACCCGGCTCCCCAATCGCGCCCTGTTCAACGACCGGGTGCGGCGGGCGGTGGTGCGGGCCCAGCGCCATCAGCACCGCTTTGCGCTCATCTTCATCGACCTGGACAATTTCAAGGACATCAACGACAGCCTGGGGCACGAGTACGGAGACGACGTCCTGCGCAGCGTGGCCGAGCGCCTGACCCATGCCGTGCGGGAGCAGGATACGGTGGCCCGTCTGGGGGGCGACGAATTCGTCGTCCTGGTGGACGAACTCGGAGATGGCGAAATCGAGCCCCTGGTCGAGCGTTGCCGGCAGGCCCTCGATACGCCGCTCTCCACCACGGGGTTCAGCCAGCGCGTCTCGGCGAGCATGGGCATCGCCTTCTATCCCGCCGACGGCGAGGACGTCGGGGCGCTGCTGCAAAGTGCCGATGCCGCCATGTATCGGGCCAAGGAGAGCGGCCGCAACACCTATTGCTATTCCTCTGCCGAAATCCGCCGCGCCCCCGCGGAGCGCCTGGGGCTCATCAATGGCCTGCGCCAGGCGCTTTCGGACGGCAATGAACTGCGCCTCGTCTTTCAGCCTCAGTACAGCCTGCCGGACAGAAGTCTCATCGGCCTGGAAGCGCTCCTGCGCTGGAACTCACCGGTCCTGGGCGAAGTGCCGCCCAGCCGCTTCATTCCCCTGGCCGAGGAATCGGGGCTCATCCTGCCCCTGACCGAGTGGGTTTTCCAGGCTGCCATGCGCCAGATCAAGGCCTGGCGTGCCGTCAGGCGCCTGCCCCCGCCGGTGGCGCTCAACGTCTCGCCCTTGCACATCCACGGCCCCGGCATCGGCGAGGCCCTCATGCGCCTCCTGCACTACTACGACCTGTCCCCCAAGGCCATCACCGTCGAAGTCACCGAGAGCGCCATGGGTCACAGCCCGGATGCCGTCGCCGCGACCCTGCTGCAACTCAAGGGCATGGGAATCGCCAGCAGTCTGGACGACTTCGGCACCGGTTATTCCTCACTCTCCCGCCTCTCGCGCCTGCCCCTCACCACCCTGAAGATTGACCGCTCCTTCATCCACGGTCTGGACGATCCGGACAATGTGAACGATCTGGAAATCGCCCGCACCGTGATCCTCATGGCCCACTCCCTGGACATGACGGCCATGGCCGAAGGGGTGGAAACCGAAAGGCAACTGGCCGCGCTGACGGAACTCGGCTGTGATTCTGTGCAGGGCTACCTCTTGGGTCGCCCGCAGGAGGCCGACGCGCTGACCGGGTTCCTGCCCCAGGGCGAGTGA
- the rpoH gene encoding RNA polymerase sigma factor RpoH has protein sequence MSLSLALPIPAAVGNIDAFIATANRYPMLSEAEEFALARRLRDEGDVDAARQLVLSHLRLVISIARGYLGYGLPHADLIQEGNIGLMKAVKRFDPDRGVRLVSFAMHWIKAEIHEYILKNWRLVKVATTKAQRKLFFNLRSLKSDYEGSDTLTATQAGEVARRLDVKAEEVVEMETRLAGRDLALEGSPDDGEDTFAPIDYLADSRYEPTRVIEGKAVALLESEGLASALAALDSRSRRIVEARWLHDGDAATLHELADEFQVSAERIRQIEVKALQKMKGVLSLSAPPAAA, from the coding sequence ATGTCCCTTTCCCTGGCGCTTCCCATCCCTGCCGCGGTCGGCAATATCGATGCCTTCATCGCCACCGCAAACCGCTACCCCATGCTTTCGGAAGCGGAGGAGTTCGCCCTCGCCCGCCGCCTGCGGGATGAAGGGGATGTGGACGCGGCGCGGCAATTGGTGTTGAGCCATCTGCGTCTGGTCATTTCCATCGCCCGCGGCTACCTGGGCTACGGGCTGCCCCACGCCGACCTCATTCAGGAAGGCAATATCGGTCTGATGAAGGCCGTGAAGCGCTTCGACCCGGATCGGGGCGTGCGTCTGGTTTCCTTTGCCATGCACTGGATCAAGGCGGAGATTCACGAATACATCCTGAAGAATTGGCGCCTGGTCAAAGTGGCCACCACCAAGGCCCAGAGGAAGCTGTTCTTCAACCTCCGCAGCCTCAAGAGCGACTACGAGGGCAGCGACACCCTGACGGCCACCCAGGCCGGCGAGGTCGCCCGGCGTCTCGACGTCAAGGCGGAAGAAGTCGTCGAGATGGAGACCCGTCTTGCGGGGCGCGATCTGGCCCTGGAAGGCTCCCCCGACGATGGCGAGGACACCTTCGCCCCCATCGACTATCTGGCCGATAGCCGCTACGAACCTACCCGGGTGATCGAAGGCAAGGCCGTCGCGCTCCTGGAGAGCGAGGGCCTCGCATCAGCCCTCGCGGCCCTGGACTCCCGCAGCCGGCGCATCGTCGAGGCCCGCTGGCTGCACGACGGCGATGCCGCCACCCTGCACGAACTGGCTGACGAGTTCCAGGTCTCCGCCGAACGCATCCGGCAGATCGAGGTCAAGGCCCTGCAGAAAATGAAGGGCGTCCTTTCTCTCAGCGCCCCGCCAGCAGCAGCCTGA
- a CDS encoding DUF2244 domain-containing protein — protein MDHHATVRWATRPGGSAAGKDIAAPLFLAALAVCSLIAIGFSLLGAWPVLPFAGLELGALGFALAYFRRHSADHEKIVRDEHRLVVERRSGSRLETVELNPRWARLRLDTPPGGGAGRLLIGSHGREIELARGLDEAQKRALAAELKKTLAL, from the coding sequence ATGGATCATCACGCGACCGTTCGCTGGGCCACCCGCCCCGGCGGCTCCGCAGCCGGCAAGGACATCGCGGCGCCATTGTTCCTGGCGGCCCTGGCGGTTTGCAGCCTGATCGCTATCGGCTTCTCCCTTCTGGGCGCCTGGCCGGTGCTGCCTTTCGCCGGCCTTGAACTGGGCGCCCTCGGCTTTGCCCTCGCCTATTTCCGCCGCCACAGCGCCGACCACGAAAAAATCGTTCGCGACGAGCACCGTCTGGTCGTCGAACGCCGCTCCGGATCCCGTCTAGAAACCGTCGAACTCAACCCCCGCTGGGCGCGCCTGCGTCTGGACACGCCGCCGGGGGGCGGCGCGGGGCGTTTGCTCATCGGCTCCCATGGCCGTGAGATCGAGCTCGCGCGGGGTTTGGACGAGGCACAGAAGCGAGCGCTCGCCGCAGAACTGAAAAAGACGCTCGCGCTATAA
- a CDS encoding exopolyphosphatase translates to MPDAQYRLVTRSDFDGLVCAVLLKELDLIDDIKFVHPKDMQDGKIAIGARDITTNLPYVASAHLAFDHHLSETVRNTGERSNHIIDANAPSAARVVYDYYGGKKAFPRVSDAMMDAVDKADSAQFTRDEILDPQGWVLLNYLMDARTGLGRFRDFRISNYALMMDLITYCRDHGIEDILALPDVRERVELYLEHAEKAKEQIQRCTTVRGNLVILDLRREETIWATNRFMIYALFPQCNISIHILWGVQQQNTVFATGKSILDRSSRTNVGELMLQYGGGGHQAAGTCQVDNDRAEAVLAELTTRINADG, encoded by the coding sequence ATGCCCGATGCTCAATACCGCCTGGTCACCCGCAGCGACTTCGATGGACTGGTCTGCGCCGTCCTCCTGAAGGAACTCGACCTCATCGACGACATCAAGTTCGTCCACCCGAAGGACATGCAGGACGGCAAGATCGCCATCGGCGCGCGGGACATCACGACCAACCTGCCCTACGTCGCCAGCGCCCACCTGGCCTTCGATCACCACCTGTCGGAGACGGTGCGCAACACCGGCGAGCGCAGCAACCACATCATCGACGCCAACGCGCCCTCGGCGGCGCGGGTGGTCTATGACTACTACGGCGGCAAGAAGGCTTTCCCGCGGGTTTCAGACGCCATGATGGACGCCGTGGACAAGGCGGATTCAGCCCAGTTCACCCGGGACGAAATTCTCGATCCCCAGGGCTGGGTGCTGCTCAATTACCTGATGGACGCCCGCACCGGCCTGGGACGCTTCCGGGATTTCCGCATCAGCAACTACGCCCTGATGATGGATCTCATCACCTACTGCCGCGACCACGGCATCGAGGACATCCTGGCCCTGCCCGACGTGCGGGAACGCGTCGAGCTTTACCTGGAGCACGCCGAAAAGGCCAAGGAGCAGATCCAGCGGTGCACCACGGTGCGGGGCAATCTGGTCATCCTCGACTTGCGGCGCGAGGAAACCATCTGGGCCACCAACCGCTTCATGATTTACGCCCTCTTCCCCCAGTGCAACATCTCCATCCACATCCTGTGGGGCGTGCAGCAACAGAACACGGTCTTTGCCACCGGCAAGTCCATTCTCGACCGTTCCAGCCGCACCAATGTGGGTGAATTGATGTTGCAGTACGGCGGCGGCGGCCACCAGGCCGCTGGCACCTGCCAGGTGGATAACGACCGGGCGGAAGCGGTCCTGGCCGAACTGACGACACGCATCAACGCCGACGGCTGA
- a CDS encoding SCO family protein: MLRFVLLSFLLLGLAGCQPEPPAFKATDISGASFGKSLALTDHEGRSRSLEDFRGKAVVLFFGYTSCPDICPGTLARYAEAMQALGAEAEKVQVLFVTLDPQRDDAARLKAFVPWFHPSFLGLYGDAAQTAAVAKEFLVHSVVKEVGGGLGYVLDHSAGSYVFDPAGRLRLYVRDGAPVPDVVADIRLLLAGR, encoded by the coding sequence ATGCTCCGTTTTGTATTGCTCTCTTTTCTGCTCCTCGGGCTGGCGGGGTGCCAGCCCGAACCGCCGGCCTTCAAGGCGACCGACATCAGCGGGGCCAGTTTCGGAAAGTCTCTGGCGCTCACCGACCACGAGGGGCGGTCCCGCAGCCTGGAGGATTTTCGTGGCAAGGCCGTGGTGCTTTTCTTCGGCTATACCTCGTGCCCTGACATCTGTCCCGGAACCTTGGCCCGCTACGCCGAGGCGATGCAGGCCCTGGGCGCGGAGGCGGAAAAGGTGCAGGTGCTTTTCGTGACCCTGGATCCGCAGCGGGACGATGCTGCCCGGCTCAAGGCCTTCGTGCCCTGGTTTCACCCCTCTTTTCTCGGGCTCTACGGCGATGCGGCGCAGACAGCCGCCGTGGCCAAGGAATTTCTGGTCCACAGCGTGGTGAAAGAGGTGGGGGGCGGTCTGGGCTACGTTCTGGACCATTCGGCGGGCAGCTACGTCTTCGACCCGGCGGGGCGCTTGCGGCTCTACGTGCGGGACGGCGCACCCGTTCCGGATGTGGTGGCGGATATCAGGCTGCTGCTGGCGGGGCGCTGA
- the coxB gene encoding cytochrome c oxidase subunit II, whose amino-acid sequence MFARHLRRLPPWLLALPAICRADYSWNFPEPVTPIARDTLKIHNEFMLIITALFVVVFAIMIYSMVKHRKSIGHQPAKFTGPKGGLQWFWAIFPFGILLFIDFILMGIPAVHAIIDMEDTKTKADMVLKVTGMQWKWQYEYPDSGVKFISTMSTPREQIGNAEQKGEHYLLEVDNPVVLPVGKKVRVLLTSTDVIHTWWVPQFGVKRDAIPGFLRETWVKIEKPGIYRGQCAELCGKDHGFMPVVVHAVPETEYLAWLDKKKTESAAAAGAADRTWSKDELIAHGKPVYEKNCAVCHQADGKGIPNAFPALSGSKLCNSEWLSKDGKLIPDSHVDRVMNGKANTAMQAFKGTLSDTDIAAVITYERNSFGNTMGDMIQPAQIKALR is encoded by the coding sequence GTGTTTGCACGTCATTTACGCAGGCTGCCGCCCTGGCTGCTTGCCTTGCCGGCCATTTGCCGGGCGGATTATTCCTGGAACTTCCCCGAGCCGGTCACCCCGATCGCCCGGGATACCTTGAAGATCCACAACGAGTTCATGCTCATCATCACGGCGCTGTTCGTGGTGGTCTTCGCCATCATGATCTATTCCATGGTGAAGCACCGGAAGAGCATCGGCCACCAGCCGGCCAAGTTCACCGGCCCCAAGGGCGGCCTGCAGTGGTTCTGGGCGATTTTTCCCTTCGGCATCCTGCTCTTCATCGACTTCATCCTCATGGGCATTCCGGCGGTGCACGCCATCATCGACATGGAGGACACCAAGACCAAGGCCGACATGGTGCTCAAGGTCACCGGCATGCAGTGGAAGTGGCAGTATGAATACCCGGATTCCGGGGTGAAATTCATCAGCACCATGTCCACACCGCGGGAGCAGATCGGCAATGCCGAGCAGAAGGGCGAGCACTACCTGCTGGAGGTCGACAACCCGGTGGTCCTGCCGGTGGGCAAGAAGGTACGGGTTCTGCTGACCTCCACCGACGTCATCCACACCTGGTGGGTGCCCCAATTCGGGGTCAAGCGCGACGCCATTCCCGGTTTCCTGCGCGAAACCTGGGTCAAGATCGAGAAGCCCGGCATCTACCGCGGCCAGTGCGCCGAACTGTGCGGCAAGGATCACGGCTTCATGCCCGTAGTGGTCCATGCCGTGCCGGAGACCGAATACCTGGCCTGGCTGGACAAGAAGAAGACCGAGTCGGCCGCAGCCGCTGGCGCGGCAGACCGGACCTGGAGCAAGGACGAACTGATCGCCCACGGCAAACCGGTCTACGAGAAGAATTGCGCCGTGTGCCACCAGGCCGACGGCAAGGGCATTCCCAATGCCTTCCCGGCCCTCTCCGGCAGCAAGCTGTGCAACAGCGAGTGGCTCTCCAAGGACGGCAAGCTGATTCCCGACAGCCACGTGGACCGGGTGATGAACGGCAAGGCCAACACGGCCATGCAGGCCTTCAAGGGCACCCTGTCCGATACCGACATCGCCGCCGTCATCACCTACGAGCGGAACAGTTTCGGCAACACCATGGGCGACATGATCCAACCCGCCCAGATCAAGGCCTTGCGCTAG
- a CDS encoding NADP-dependent malic enzyme — protein MEKDLREAALEYHRLPTPGKISVRPTKGLTNQRDLALAYSPGVAAACDAIVEDPTSAAELTSRANLVGVVTNGTAVLGLGNIGPLAAKPVMEGKGCLFKKFAGIDVFDIELAENDPDKLIDMIAALEPTLGGVNLEDIKAPECFYIEKKLKERMNIPVFHDDQHGTAIISAAAMLNGLKVIGKAIADIKVVCSGAGAAAISCLDLWCQLGVRRENVLVCDSKGVIYVGREANMEANKARYARDTSARTLGEAIVGADVFLGLSTAGVLKPEMVSAMAPSPMVFALSNPIPEIMPELAKAARPDAIIATGRSDYANQVNNVLCFPFIFRGALDVGATRITEEMKMASVRAIAELAEAEVSDEVAMAYPGEELAFGRDYLIPKPFDPRLIVKIAPAVAQAAMDSGVATRPIADFDAYRAKLSEFVYHTGAGMRVIYSAARKARGKRIVYAEGEDERVLRAAQIVIEENMARPILIGRPPVIQHRLEKAQLRIRAGVDFDVVNPDSDERYRECWTAYHQLLVRRGVTPAIAKKALRRNTTVIGAMLLRLGHADGLICGVDGQYGEHLRVVEEVIGKRAGGSILAAMNYLMLPGRSLFISDTHVNECPSAEEIAEIALMGAEQVKRFGIHPKIALLSHSNYGSGQSASARKMSAATALVAERVKDDIEVDGEMHGDSALSEEIRSVANPGSQMKGEANLLVMPNIDAANIAYNLLKITGGEGVTIGPILLGAARPVHVMTATCTVRRLVNMSALAVVESLEH, from the coding sequence GTGGAAAAGGATTTGCGCGAAGCCGCGCTCGAGTACCATCGCCTGCCCACCCCCGGCAAGATTTCCGTGCGCCCGACCAAGGGCCTCACCAACCAGCGCGACCTTGCCCTGGCCTATTCCCCCGGCGTCGCCGCGGCCTGCGACGCCATCGTCGAAGACCCGACCAGCGCCGCCGAATTGACCAGCCGGGCCAACCTGGTGGGCGTCGTCACCAACGGCACCGCCGTCCTCGGCCTGGGCAACATCGGCCCCCTGGCCGCCAAGCCGGTGATGGAGGGCAAGGGTTGCCTGTTCAAGAAATTCGCCGGCATCGACGTTTTCGACATCGAACTGGCCGAGAACGACCCCGACAAGCTGATCGACATGATCGCCGCCCTGGAGCCGACCCTGGGCGGGGTGAATCTGGAGGACATCAAGGCGCCGGAGTGCTTCTACATCGAGAAGAAGCTCAAGGAGCGCATGAACATCCCCGTCTTCCACGACGATCAGCATGGCACGGCGATCATTTCCGCCGCCGCCATGCTCAATGGCCTGAAGGTGATCGGCAAGGCCATTGCCGACATCAAGGTGGTCTGCTCCGGCGCGGGAGCCGCGGCCATTTCCTGCCTGGATCTCTGGTGCCAATTGGGCGTCAGGCGCGAAAACGTTCTGGTCTGTGATTCGAAGGGGGTCATCTACGTCGGCCGGGAGGCCAACATGGAAGCCAACAAGGCGCGCTACGCCCGCGACACCTCGGCCCGCACCCTGGGCGAGGCCATCGTCGGCGCCGACGTCTTCCTGGGACTGTCCACCGCCGGGGTGCTCAAGCCCGAAATGGTGAGCGCCATGGCCCCCAGCCCCATGGTCTTCGCCCTCTCGAATCCGATTCCGGAAATCATGCCTGAACTGGCCAAGGCCGCCCGGCCCGACGCCATCATCGCCACCGGGCGCTCGGACTATGCCAATCAGGTCAATAACGTCCTCTGCTTCCCTTTCATCTTCCGCGGTGCCCTGGATGTGGGCGCCACCCGCATCACCGAGGAGATGAAGATGGCCAGCGTGCGCGCCATCGCCGAACTGGCCGAGGCCGAGGTGAGCGACGAGGTCGCCATGGCCTACCCCGGCGAAGAGTTGGCCTTCGGCCGTGACTACCTGATCCCCAAGCCCTTCGACCCCCGCCTGATCGTCAAGATCGCCCCCGCCGTCGCCCAGGCGGCCATGGATTCGGGCGTCGCCACGCGGCCCATTGCCGATTTCGACGCCTACCGCGCCAAGCTGTCGGAATTCGTCTATCACACCGGCGCCGGCATGCGGGTCATCTACAGCGCCGCCCGCAAGGCCCGGGGCAAGCGCATCGTTTACGCTGAAGGCGAGGACGAGCGGGTGCTGCGCGCAGCCCAGATCGTCATCGAGGAGAACATGGCGCGGCCCATCCTCATCGGCCGTCCGCCCGTCATCCAGCATCGGCTCGAAAAGGCCCAGTTGCGCATCCGTGCCGGCGTCGACTTCGACGTGGTGAATCCCGATTCCGACGAGCGCTACCGCGAGTGCTGGACGGCCTACCATCAACTCCTCGTCCGCCGCGGCGTCACGCCCGCCATCGCCAAGAAGGCCCTGCGCCGCAATACCACGGTGATCGGCGCCATGCTGCTGCGCCTGGGCCACGCCGACGGGCTGATCTGCGGCGTGGACGGCCAGTACGGCGAGCACCTCAGGGTGGTGGAAGAAGTGATTGGCAAGCGCGCAGGCGGCAGCATCCTGGCGGCCATGAACTACCTCATGCTGCCGGGCCGCTCGCTGTTCATCAGCGACACCCATGTCAACGAGTGCCCCAGCGCAGAGGAAATCGCCGAAATCGCCCTGATGGGCGCAGAGCAGGTCAAGCGCTTCGGCATCCATCCCAAGATCGCTCTCCTGTCCCACTCCAACTACGGCTCGGGCCAGTCGGCCTCGGCACGCAAGATGAGCGCCGCCACGGCCCTGGTGGCAGAAAGGGTGAAGGATGACATCGAGGTGGACGGCGAAATGCACGGCGACTCGGCGCTGTCGGAGGAGATCCGCAGCGTCGCCAATCCCGGCTCCCAGATGAAGGGCGAGGCCAACCTGCTGGTGATGCCCAATATCGACGCCGCCAACATCGCCTACAACCTGCTCAAGATCACCGGCGGAGAGGGGGTCACCATCGGCCCCATCCTGCTCGGCGCCGCCCGGCCGGTACACGTCATGACCGCGACCTGCACGGTACGCCGGCTGGTCAATATGTCGGCCCTGGCGGTGGTCGAATCCCTGGAGCACTGA